From the genome of Alicyclobacillus sp. SO9:
AAGCCATCAGCACCAGGAGTTGAGCGCCGCCGAGAGACAGCAAATAGGGACTGGTCACATGCCATGCATCCTCACATATCAGAATTCCTCCTGACCCTGCTTGTCCCGAAAACGTATTAAATTCGCTTCCTTTGGCGAAGTACCTGGATTCATCAAACAAGGTATAGGTAGCTAAGTAAACCTTGCGGTGAATTGATTTGATTTCTCCTTTAGAGGCATACACCGCACTTATGTAAAAGGAATGAGACGGCGTCTCTTCCACAAAACTGAATGCTATGTCAATGTCTTGGCTCTCGGCAACCAACGCGGAAATATCAGGATGCGAAAGAGAGCGGGCTACGTCAAGAACCAGGTCTTGCACATGATACCCGGTTAAACCCAACTCAGGAAAAAACACTACATCCGCGTTCTGTTTTCGTGCTTCTAAAATGTACTGCATGTGTTGATTCAAGTTTGCTTC
Proteins encoded in this window:
- a CDS encoding nitrilase-related carbon-nitrogen hydrolase; its protein translation is MKQKRRLALAQIKPKLGDVEANLNQHMQYILEARKQNADVVFFPELGLTGYHVQDLVLDVARSLSHPDISALVAESQDIDIAFSFVEETPSHSFYISAVYASKGEIKSIHRKVYLATYTLFDESRYFAKGSEFNTFSGQAGSGGILICEDAWHVTSPYLLSLGGAQLLVLMASSPSRSASDSESFGSHLFWKRLLEVYAQMFGVHIAFVNRTGFEDGLNFFGGSAVVGPDGVLITEAPVLEESLVFADIDLDDVRRARYTVPLLRDERPDLVQKELRRLQTIEKGEFWR